A genomic segment from Pseudomonas sp. S09G 359 encodes:
- a CDS encoding bpX6 domain-containing protein, with translation MLEQDPLVIRRPLLTGHQQIDGLWLPAERYTLQERARLILAHWHTGAAASRFAEGDMLRFAAPVSVHCEALAGWPLVRQGRGLCSARLAAEELRALPPADLWLVRGSHVHALHLRDALALEPGQWLDISAYTLLDTYDCHAPIAQPLPEAVVTDVREILGGALQPVSPEQAGVMQALLERQRQAPAPTPAPTPSPTRAQNQWDTTTPAQYPALKLGATLALVAGLIWMAVQGQSAPQSAVHAPTNEHVGSVILGMLISAVVFTLLLLGLNKFLQRGTPVIHAPPRAPAAPSISQRAQAGQRKPVMWRRWLTRLTLNSKLSRLYGKRQAAYMQRMLEMFENGDFSEALRHAIPLGGEQSSVEQSFGTPQRREDLTLSQQNGHGRSYLFEEGLTEHLRRVYRQTYERLAREGRIEEAVFVLAELLKERQEALDYLEKHARHQQAADLALAWDMPAAVIVRLLCLAENWQRALLVARRDNAFAEAVVMLQTKQPETADRLRLEWAESLIAKGQWLQAVEVVWSLPAERPRAAQWLLNAEAAGGRLAMGALVKRAILLPETLQAYGAWLEQLRDDPERYLERDALAHAMLAHKSESAALAWLAGSTVHAVLADQLSGRGGLNFNQLQLLVKMSRDKYLLADLPGQALKRPPVRSLDRVGSPLEWPAPAMGSRPLQDAVLLADGRYLVALGEAGAVVTDATGKALFHFAVPAQRIVLAHSQQMALVLTRRDTGWRISKLDLVNRTATDLGMLLLDVFANVFDGSTWTIGQGRQLRVVDVDRGFEILWHVSDLPGTVRVFKSDEHNEFLWLHDPQHGGERWHYRLPERRLAGREPLPQTEQGSPLFCALAQTFEFLVKHHEGEAPILVIMVNGTRKGYRMPGYDDGFTDGVPVRIELDAQWLVIGYMAGEFDTCWHFIHRSSDRLCAVVQWPWPEVNIRSTGEGWLLFDDQGRLSHITIDGASQRNISLH, from the coding sequence ATGCTTGAGCAGGACCCCCTCGTAATCCGCCGGCCGCTGTTGACCGGCCACCAGCAGATTGACGGCCTTTGGCTGCCCGCCGAGCGCTACACGCTACAAGAACGTGCGCGCCTGATCCTCGCGCATTGGCACACGGGCGCTGCGGCATCGCGCTTTGCCGAGGGCGATATGCTGCGGTTCGCCGCGCCCGTCTCGGTGCACTGCGAAGCCCTCGCCGGGTGGCCGCTGGTGCGCCAGGGCCGTGGCCTGTGTTCAGCCCGGCTGGCCGCCGAGGAGCTGCGTGCCTTGCCGCCCGCCGACCTGTGGCTGGTGCGCGGCAGCCATGTACATGCGCTGCACCTGCGTGATGCCCTGGCGTTGGAGCCAGGGCAGTGGCTCGACATCAGTGCCTACACCTTGCTCGACACCTATGATTGCCACGCGCCCATTGCACAGCCTCTGCCCGAGGCGGTGGTAACCGATGTGCGCGAGATTCTCGGCGGGGCTCTGCAACCGGTCAGTCCGGAACAGGCAGGGGTCATGCAGGCGCTGTTGGAGCGCCAGCGCCAGGCGCCGGCGCCCACACCAGCCCCGACACCGTCGCCCACACGCGCGCAAAACCAATGGGACACGACGACGCCGGCGCAATACCCGGCATTGAAACTCGGCGCGACCCTGGCCTTGGTGGCGGGGCTGATCTGGATGGCCGTGCAGGGCCAATCAGCGCCGCAGTCAGCGGTTCACGCCCCGACCAACGAGCACGTCGGCAGCGTTATTCTGGGGATGCTCATCAGCGCCGTGGTCTTCACCCTGTTATTGCTCGGGTTGAACAAATTCCTGCAGCGCGGCACGCCGGTCATCCATGCGCCGCCGCGTGCCCCGGCTGCGCCAAGCATCAGCCAACGGGCTCAGGCGGGTCAGCGTAAACCGGTCATGTGGCGGCGTTGGCTGACCCGCCTGACCCTGAATTCAAAACTCTCCAGGCTGTATGGCAAGCGCCAAGCTGCCTACATGCAGCGCATGCTGGAGATGTTCGAAAACGGCGATTTCTCCGAGGCCTTGCGCCACGCGATCCCGTTGGGCGGTGAGCAATCCTCGGTGGAACAGAGCTTCGGCACGCCCCAGCGTAGGGAGGACTTGACCCTTAGCCAGCAGAATGGCCACGGCCGTTCCTACCTGTTCGAGGAAGGGCTGACCGAGCACCTGCGCCGGGTCTATCGCCAGACCTACGAGCGCCTGGCCCGTGAGGGCCGCATCGAAGAGGCGGTGTTTGTCCTCGCCGAGCTGCTCAAGGAACGTCAGGAAGCCCTCGACTACCTGGAGAAACACGCACGCCATCAGCAAGCTGCCGACCTGGCCCTGGCCTGGGATATGCCGGCGGCGGTGATCGTGCGTCTGCTGTGCCTGGCCGAGAACTGGCAGCGCGCCTTGCTGGTGGCGCGTCGTGATAATGCGTTTGCCGAAGCGGTGGTGATGCTTCAGACCAAGCAGCCGGAAACGGCCGACCGCTTGCGTCTGGAATGGGCTGAATCGCTGATCGCCAAGGGCCAGTGGCTGCAAGCCGTCGAGGTGGTTTGGAGCCTGCCTGCCGAACGCCCGCGCGCCGCGCAATGGCTGCTCAATGCCGAGGCGGCGGGCGGGCGCCTGGCGATGGGGGCGTTGGTCAAGCGCGCGATTTTGCTGCCCGAGACCCTGCAGGCTTACGGTGCCTGGCTCGAACAGCTACGCGACGATCCTGAGCGTTACCTCGAGCGCGATGCCCTGGCGCATGCCATGTTGGCGCACAAGTCCGAAAGCGCCGCTCTGGCCTGGCTCGCCGGCTCGACCGTGCACGCCGTGCTGGCGGACCAGCTCAGTGGTCGTGGCGGGCTGAACTTCAACCAACTGCAACTACTGGTCAAAATGAGCCGCGACAAGTACCTGCTGGCAGACCTGCCGGGGCAGGCGCTCAAGCGTCCTCCGGTGCGCTCCCTCGACCGCGTGGGCAGCCCGCTTGAATGGCCCGCCCCGGCAATGGGCAGCCGCCCGTTACAGGATGCGGTGTTGCTGGCAGACGGGCGCTACCTGGTGGCGCTGGGCGAGGCCGGCGCGGTGGTGACGGATGCAACCGGCAAGGCGCTGTTTCACTTCGCCGTGCCGGCGCAACGTATCGTCCTAGCCCATAGCCAGCAGATGGCACTGGTACTGACCCGCCGCGACACAGGGTGGCGGATCAGCAAGCTGGACCTGGTCAACCGCACGGCGACTGACCTCGGGATGTTGCTATTGGATGTGTTCGCCAACGTCTTTGACGGCAGCACCTGGACCATCGGCCAAGGCCGGCAACTGCGCGTGGTGGATGTGGACCGCGGCTTTGAAATCCTCTGGCATGTCAGCGACTTGCCCGGAACTGTCCGCGTGTTCAAAAGCGATGAGCACAATGAGTTCCTGTGGCTCCATGACCCGCAACACGGCGGCGAGCGCTGGCACTATCGGTTGCCCGAGCGCCGCCTGGCGGGGCGTGAGCCGCTGCCGCAGACGGAGCAGGGGAGCCCGCTGTTTTGCGCACTCGCCCAGACCTTCGAGTTTCTGGTCAAGCATCACGAAGGCGAAGCGCCCATCCTGGTGATCATGGTCAACGGCACGCGCAAGGGCTACCGCATGCCCGGCTATGACGACGGCTTCACGGATGGTGTGCCCGTGCGCATTGAACTGGACGCGCAATGGTTGGTTATTGGTTACATGGCGGGTGAATTCGACACCTGTTGGCACTTCATCCACCGCAGCAGTGACCGCCTGTGCGCGGTGGTGCAGTGGCCGTGGCCGGAGGTGAACATCCGTAGCACCGGCGAGGGCTGGCTGCTATTCGACGATCAGGGGCGCTTGAGCCACATCACGATTGACGGCGCCAGCCAGCGCAACATCAGCTTGCACTGA